The Anaeromyxobacter sp. Fw109-5 genomic interval TGAACCGCCCCGTACCGGAGGGGCTCATCACGTCGCCCCCCCAGAGCGTGTCGATCCCGAGGATCGCGGTGGCGAGGGTCCTCGCCAGCTTGGCCTCGTCGGGCATGTCTGCCGCCTCCGTGCGTTGCGGCGGACCATAGCATCGGGCGCGGGTCATGAAACGCCTGCTCCGGGGGGCGCGCGAGAGATCTGCGCCCACCGCTTCGGCTCCGGCGGAGGTAGCATCACGAGGTGCGCCCCCACCCGTTCGTACGCGTCTTCGCCCCTCGCGCGATCGCGGTGTTCGGGGCCGGCGAGCGCGAGTCGCCCGGCGATCTCATCCTCCGCAACGTGGTCGCGGGCGGCTTCGAGGGGCCGATCCACGTGGTCGGCGAGGCGGCTGAGCTCCCGGCCGGCGTGCGGCGCTGCGCTTCGCTCGCAGAGCTCGAGGGCGAGGTCGACCTCGCCATCGTGGCCGCACCCCCCGCGTCGATCCCCGAGATCGTGGGTGCGTGCGCGGAGCGCCACGTGGCCGGGGCCGTGATCGCGGCCTCGGCCTCGGGCTCGGTCGGACCCGGCGAGCCGGACCCGGACGCCGCCGCCGCGCTCCTCGCGGCGGCACGGGGCGGCGTGCGGCTCCTCGGCCCCAACAGCGTCGGGCTCGCCCGGCCGGACGCGAGGCTCAACGCGACCTTCACGAGCGGGAGCGCTTCCCCGGGCTCCATCGGGCTCGTCTCGCAGTCCGGCGCCCTCTGCGCCACCGCGCTCGACTGGGCGGCGGCCCACCGGATCGGGTTCTCGGCGGTGGTCTCGCTCGGGGACGCGCTCGACGTCGACTTCGGCGAGGTGCTCGAGTACCTGGCGCTCGACCCCGCGACGAAGAGCGTCCTCCTCTACGTCGAGACGCTCCGCGCCGCGCGTCCGTTCCTGAGCGGCCTGCGCCTCGCGGCGCGCCTGAAGCCCGTCGTGGTGGTGAAGGCGGGCCGGCACGGCGCGGGGGCGGACGGCGCGCCGCCGGCCTCTTCGGACGACGCCTTCGACGCGGCGCTCGCGCGGGCCGGCGCGGTGCGGGTCGAGTCGATGGACCGGATGTTCGCCGCGGCGCGGCTCCTCGCGACCCCCCGCCCCGTGAGCGGCAACCGGCTCGCCGTCGTGACGAACGCCCGCGGGCCCGGCCTGCTCGCCGCGGATCGCGCCGACGAGCTCGGGGTCGTCGTCGCGCCGCTCGCGGACGCGACGCGAACGGCGCTCGACGCGCTCGTCCCGGAGAGCGCCCGCTCGAATCCGCTGGACCTCCTCGGCGACGCCGATCCCGCGCGCTACCGGTCGGCGGTGGAGCTCTGCCTCGGCGACCCGAACGTCGACGCGGTGCTCGCGGTGCTCGCCCCGTACGCGCGCTCGCTCCCGGCGGAGACGGCCGACGCGGTCGTGGCGGCGAGCCGGGGCGGGTCGAAGCCGATCGTCGCCTGCTGGATGGGAGAGGAGCTCGTGCGGAGCGCCCGCGCGCGCTTCGTCGAGGCGCGCCTG includes:
- a CDS encoding GNAT family N-acetyltransferase, producing MRPHPFVRVFAPRAIAVFGAGERESPGDLILRNVVAGGFEGPIHVVGEAAELPAGVRRCASLAELEGEVDLAIVAAPPASIPEIVGACAERHVAGAVIAASASGSVGPGEPDPDAAAALLAAARGGVRLLGPNSVGLARPDARLNATFTSGSASPGSIGLVSQSGALCATALDWAAAHRIGFSAVVSLGDALDVDFGEVLEYLALDPATKSVLLYVETLRAARPFLSGLRLAARLKPVVVVKAGRHGAGADGAPPASSDDAFDAALARAGAVRVESMDRMFAAARLLATPRPVSGNRLAVVTNARGPGLLAADRADELGVVVAPLADATRTALDALVPESARSNPLDLLGDADPARYRSAVELCLGDPNVDAVLAVLAPYARSLPAETADAVVAASRGGSKPIVACWMGEELVRSARARFVEARLPDFSSPEAAVDAFALLASHARNQRLLRQVPGPLAPDAIPHVDRARELVRAALARGHDRLTAAELRRLLAAVGIRDRDAAGQRVTGTELFVRVGRDALFGPVIRFGRASASGPGGEAVVALPPLDTAIIQTLVRTSRIASVFTAPGGMTAPEVAAFERTLWGLSAIVSELPELRELEIAPVVVSGDEVYASGARASVAPAVPEAGRYGHMAIHPYPTDVGERWRLPGGDTITVRPIRPEDAEMEASFVRNLSENARHFRFMIALRELTREMLIRFTQIDYDRELALVALVEREGKETQIAVARYARTDPETAHVAIVVADAWQGRGIGARLFRMLIAAARARGITRLEGEVLHENTSALALMERLGFSIRRDPESPDLCLIELGLAGR